One Achromobacter xylosoxidans A8 genomic region harbors:
- a CDS encoding Bug family tripartite tricarboxylate transporter substrate binding protein produces the protein MKTNRVLQHLAASLALAAGLSGGAQAQDYPSRPVTTIVPFAAGGASDLLARQLGKQLSTKLGQAFVIENRAGAGGTVGARLAARAAPDGYTLVMGTNASHAIATTTHRNLNYDPLKDFAAISLVARVPQVVMVHPSVPVKDIPGLIDYAKRNPGQLNFSSAGNGTPGHLGMELFKMMTGVDMVHVPFQGGNPALVALTGGQVQLLADNISSALPQIKAGKARAIAVTSAHRSQALPDVPTIAEQGVPGFESGSWFALFAPAGTPPAVVDKLNAEVALALKDPAAHETLSAQGAEPDPGTPEALRQLIREDVAKWGDVVKRIGLQVD, from the coding sequence ATGAAGACGAATCGAGTATTGCAGCATCTGGCCGCGTCCCTCGCGCTGGCCGCCGGCCTGTCCGGCGGCGCCCAGGCGCAGGATTATCCGTCGCGCCCGGTCACCACCATCGTGCCCTTCGCCGCGGGCGGAGCGAGCGACCTGCTCGCCCGCCAGCTCGGCAAGCAGCTGTCCACCAAGCTGGGACAGGCCTTCGTCATCGAGAACCGCGCCGGCGCTGGCGGCACCGTGGGCGCGCGGCTGGCGGCGCGCGCCGCGCCCGACGGCTACACGCTGGTCATGGGCACGAACGCCTCTCACGCCATCGCGACGACCACGCACCGCAACCTGAACTACGACCCGCTGAAGGACTTCGCCGCCATCTCGCTGGTGGCCCGCGTTCCGCAAGTCGTCATGGTGCATCCCTCGGTGCCGGTCAAGGACATCCCCGGGCTGATCGACTATGCCAAGCGCAACCCCGGGCAGCTGAACTTCAGCTCCGCCGGCAACGGCACGCCGGGCCACCTGGGCATGGAACTGTTCAAGATGATGACCGGCGTGGACATGGTGCACGTGCCGTTCCAGGGCGGCAATCCCGCGCTGGTGGCGCTGACCGGCGGACAGGTGCAGCTGCTGGCCGACAACATCAGCTCGGCGCTGCCGCAGATCAAGGCCGGCAAGGCCCGGGCGATCGCGGTCACGTCCGCGCACCGCTCCCAGGCCCTGCCCGACGTGCCCACCATCGCCGAACAAGGCGTGCCGGGCTTCGAATCGGGATCGTGGTTCGCCTTGTTCGCGCCCGCCGGCACGCCGCCCGCGGTCGTCGACAAGCTCAACGCCGAAGTGGCGCTGGCGCTCAAGGACCCGGCCGCGCACGAGACGCTCTCGGCCCAGGGCGCCGAACCCGACCCGGGCACGCCGGAAGCCCTGCGCCAGCTGATCCGCGAGGACGTGGCCAAGTGGGGTGACGTGGTCAAGCGCATCGGCCTGCAGGTCGATTGA
- a CDS encoding sulfite exporter TauE/SafE family protein, which yields MMETLLLCAAAFIGGALNTIAGGGSFLTLPALMFAGVPAVAANATGAVALLPGYLAGALSLGRGRAARPGLMPLGQLAILSCAGGALGAYLLTQTGDAALRGIVPWMMLLATLMFMAGPAWIARRARGAASAEVSVSDAGLRAGLFAASIYGGYFNGGMGILLLALFALAGHRDLLAMNQAKNWASAVLTLMAAGVYSAGGAVDWPRAMPMMVAGALGGWAGGRLTHRLPVAVVRRGVIVVGLAMTTALFR from the coding sequence ATGATGGAAACCCTGTTGCTGTGCGCCGCCGCCTTCATCGGCGGCGCGCTCAATACGATCGCGGGCGGCGGCAGTTTCCTGACGCTGCCCGCGCTGATGTTCGCCGGCGTGCCGGCTGTCGCGGCCAACGCCACCGGCGCGGTCGCGCTGCTGCCCGGCTATCTGGCCGGCGCCCTGTCGCTGGGCCGCGGCCGCGCGGCCCGGCCCGGCCTGATGCCCTTGGGCCAGTTGGCGATCCTGTCCTGCGCCGGCGGCGCGCTGGGCGCATACCTGCTGACGCAGACCGGCGACGCGGCCCTGCGCGGCATCGTGCCCTGGATGATGTTGCTGGCGACCCTGATGTTCATGGCCGGCCCCGCCTGGATCGCGCGCCGGGCCCGCGGCGCGGCCTCGGCCGAGGTCTCGGTATCGGACGCGGGATTGCGCGCCGGGCTGTTCGCCGCCAGCATCTACGGCGGCTACTTCAATGGCGGCATGGGCATCCTGCTGCTGGCGCTGTTCGCGCTGGCCGGACACCGCGACCTGCTCGCCATGAACCAGGCCAAGAACTGGGCCTCGGCCGTGCTCACGCTGATGGCCGCCGGCGTCTATTCGGCGGGCGGGGCCGTGGACTGGCCGCGCGCCATGCCCATGATGGTTGCCGGCGCGCTGGGTGGCTGGGCCGGCGGCCGCCTGACGCATCGCCTGCCCGTGGCGGTCGTGCGCCGCGGCGTGATCGTGGTGGGCCTGGCCATGACGACCGCCTTGTTCCGCTGA